The nucleotide sequence TTAATGAATTAACTGCGCAGAATGTAGTTCCTGCATGAGACTCTGATCCAGGGAATTTTGAAAATCCTCCATCAACattaaaacaatttaatatccaatttatacatttttgagtattgttattaatgtatatatatatatttctttttgataataatagatttataaaatatagagaTGATAATGAGCAAAAGACAAATCTCATGTCACCATCAAAATGTAATAAGAAActttttaaagaaaaatgataaaatccTTTATCTTCATCAAacattaaattaataaaattgtatatttctAACAATGTTTTAGTGcttatatcattttcacttgttctatttattaaaaataatatttgaatGGCACTTAATGTAGATATCACATTTGATTcatataacaattttttattacatgGACTAAAACCGCATAcaatgaatttttttttcatttttttattacttttcAACCCACATAAATGTGTAGAATTTTGGGATAAATTAAGATCCTTTTTTTCAACCTTATCAATCTCTCTCATATTGTTTATCAATAAATCATTAGTTATATTTTCGTTAGTATTAAAtgttatattaattttctGTCCCTCATTTTTAGGGAATTCTATTcgatttatattttcataagttttatcattataatgAGAAATATTCTCCACTGATATGCTTGTCCCTTCATTGTCTAtctttatattaattacatcatcataatatttttgttttactattttcattacttcatttatatctttatctgataaaattttatttttctttttataattataaataatatcttccttaattttttttttttgcaaagATTGCATTaccaataaatataacatatctattatatttttttctaatatatcactcaaactattttttcctttgttcattattaaaattcCACTAAGAACCCAAAAAACTCCATTAATCAAAATTGATTCATATTTATCCGATACATGATCCCTTTTAGATTTAGAttctaatttttcttttatgctctttaaaaaatattcttcatgtaattttatattcagttccatattattatattttggtgattaaacataaaaaaaaatatatatgatcaAACTGtgcaataataataaaaatgtggaAATTGTAGGAtgttgtaaaaaatataaattgaTGTGCTCCCAAAATGTgcacatttaaaaaatgtatattatgTCATAGGATAGGGtccaaaataaaataaaagactGAAAAGGggaaggaaaaaaaaagaaaagcaTATTACAGAAATaaacgaaaaaataaattaaccATTATACATGCATCAATATAGTCATATCAGCacattatcatttattatatacgccatgaaaaaatatgttatgcTTACTATAAGTCCACTAAAAAAATCACTCAGAAATATGCATGATTTactagaaaaaaatgatttataattattcttaatatgaaaaaatgtcATTAATGTTCCTATTAATGTAAATACtgaaaaaaagagaaacCCTTTTATGCCTTGAAGTCCCAAAATTCCAGCAGTTATTCCCCCAATTATCCCATAGAATTGTCTActtaatattaatgaatttttattatacttaactatattttcatcatatttattactcTCCAATATTTTTGAGTTTAAACtatcttttatattatctttaCTTCGATTATCAATGCTTGTGTTTGTTtccattattttaaaaaaaggacGAATAAAAcgtgaaaatataaatacgCAATAAAATAACTAAATGACTCACAATACAACCCAAACGAATAAccgaataaataaaaatccaGAAAGAGGAAactttgaaaaaaaaaaaatatataaatatagaaaaatattcaatCATACAGGAAATCGTGCTACTTCTATATTCGCccttatttattatataaattaaaaaaatggatttaatgactatataatatataaaaaaaaactaaaaattaataaatgattATCCAATTGGATACGCGCATACTTTggctttaaaaaaaatatagctATAATGAAGGGTACTCAAATAGTTACGTGCTTACAATTTTTACTAAAATTTTccactattttttttaattaaagtttaaaatttaatattcaatgttcttaatttataaaaacaaaaaataaacatagaAAAAAGaacgaaaaaatattgcacatataaaatttttttttgtgcctttcataaataaaattaaaatactTAGTGTATTTTCTCATCACAAGATCCTTAAGCTAACTACCAAAAACTGtttacatattattttacaagtttggtaataatttttatcatattatattcacaaattaaaaaaaaaaaaaattggaaggaaaatttttttttaggaattttaaattttatgtatactattattaaaatgcGCATATgcacatgcatatatataatttattttatacttttCAAAACATGTTTAATAGTCGAACTCTACGCATATATGAGCATTTTTCCATTGGGGGGAAAATGATAAACATATAATCTTATTGTCTAAAAATGGCAACAATGCCCAAAagattaaataatataaatgaatgTTTTTTTGGTCTGTCCccattatatttaacaaaattgaCTACAATATaccattattatatatgatgagtattttaattgttaacaataatattatataatacaaataaaatctTATGAtctcatatatattaattaagttttatatataatacataaattaaAGTAAACAAacacttttattattatatgaatgtGTAGATACACCTGCATATTCATTTTAAggcattttcatttttaagcTGTGGTAAATTGCATTGTTTCTGAAaaatacatacatatatattaaccTTAGTATATGATATGAGCTTTGGtcattttatatctttataaaaataagtatatgtaataaatagataaaattccttgttttaatattttggaaatatatattattctacaaaatatttttttggatTTTGTTACTCTTTGTCAACATATTGATATCAACGTGTATGTATACATGCATATGCATACATAGTAGTATGAGATAGCATAAAAGGTGTTAATTGTTTGTTCTGcctatataaaatatatattttttgtcataaattatttatccATGCCAAAATGAttagaataaaaattattcttCTGTTTATATGTTCTTGCTCATTTCTTAATATAAGTGGTTCTGTCAAAATTCAAAACAGCGATGCTTTATATAACTGTTCTAGTGTATTATGCTCATATGATAAATTGTCAAATATTCATGAAAATTCAAAAGCTATATTAACAgaattagaaaatatattattcgaTGTGCGTGGTGAAAAAAACGTGCACCAATCAggtttatttaaaaaaaaactaattAAAACCATCTTAGAGAATACgaaactatttttttaaaagttaTATAACATACAAATGGATATTcacataataaatatttatattcatcataataattctaaaatgtttttttatgcacaaactattattattttattgccagagaatgaatataataagagACTTGAtcttgaaataaaattccCGGATAAGGACGATTACGATGATTcgttatatttatcatcaGATCAAgattatgaaaatgaaatgaaTTATATGAACCCTGTAccttatataattattaatagcATGGACACaggttttttatttttattttctaaataattTCAGAGTAATTGTGTTCATTCTATAATTAtctgtttattttttttttttcatttttttggaaaattGGACCTATTTAGATGATTTGGAAAGATCTATACtagtaaaaaaagagaaaacaataaaaaaattgaagagacaatttttatgcaaaattttattcacttttttaaccgaaatttatattttatttcattttttttaagaacgatgatataaatgaattagACAATTCAGaggaaatatttttggCAAATGAAGAGGACATAGATGTCGCCTTTTCTAAAATCCATCGagtataaaattaaaaaatttatatatctttcagttttgtattaatttaatagtTAATGTATAAGCATTTATGCCCATAAATTAACATAATTACATTGCTAGACAAGCTATAGATATAcgatataattttgttcttttttataagcTCAAGGAGAAACAAAATCGTTCCCAAAAGGAAAAGAAGTAAccataataaataaaaaaaatatagaaattataataattgaaTAATAGCTTTAatattgcatatatttatttccgTTTTTTGACCCAAagaaaaattgtatattttctCATATTAAaccatttttaatatttttcttttaaataataattttacatTAAAGCAAATATAGTTTAAAGAAGTTTCTacgataaaaaattttacatTATTACCAATAAGTTTGAAGAAAGATATGggaaaaatgttttattatatttttaaaaaataataagtttatataaatacatgcACACGCTCCAACTTATAGggatacatatataatttcatatattttcatattgtGTTTtgtgtattatttttgtcatttttttgttttaccttttataaataaatagaCGCACGTTATGGCTCAATAATTAAAACACATAAATGTgtatgtgcatatattatttattttcagaaacaattcttaaaaataataataaaaaacaaattagtGTGGTGTAGGAACATAACCATCTACATAAAAATTTCGAGTCATCGGTGGgagttttattttcattccATCTAATTCTTTAGTAAGTTTAACTTGGCAACCTAATCTagaactaaaaaaaaatgaatccATATATACGATTATTGTATAAATCTGCAACTTggtcataaaaataaatgtagcAGCATAGTAAACGTATATACATAGTTATATGttggtaaaaaaaaaatttcatataatatgatatattacGTTTCAGTTATACACGGAGCTAATTCTAGCATGTCAAGTTCATTATCTTGGGCTTCTGGTAAAAGTTCATAAAACTGGTTATCAATTATTACATGACAAGTTGAGCATGCGCAAAAACCTTCACAGGCGCCTTTGTAAAGGAAAGAAAGTTAATAAGTTATGAATAGGGGATATATTTGTATGCAGGTGCGTAGACTATATAAGGAATAACTATATTATTGTACCttctatattaatattattttcatggGCGACCTTTAATATACTATCTCCTACTTGTGCTTTAACTGTTGTTTCATGGTTGTCgtgatttaaaaatgtcacattacttaaaaaaatgtaaaatgaataaataaaataatttgtaaaaataattaataatattgtaaaaaaaataaagcacAAGTATGATATACGCATGCACAtgtttgtattttttcGTTCGATTATTTACATTTCATCAGAATTTTGGgttgtaaattttttttttaaattcaaatataaataattatttttggaCTTGCTCGGTAAAAaccttttaaatatattgttcCTGATGGGGAAGCTAAATtctatacaaataaaaatttaagttTGTTAGTCATATcatttatgaatatactatacatatatacgTATGTGGTTTgcctttttttatattatataagaTTCTTACTGGAATTCATTTTTCCCCCCTCcttcatttaaatttatggACCCTTTTAACGTAATTATTCAAGTATAaccatatttatttttgcgtaaaatttaatttccCTCTTTCTATACGTATATTTACTCTCACTGgttatatttctttattatgcattttatatattaacataCACCGAAATTAACATGAGAATTGTGCTTGTAGataaaattcatattttcaaaaaagttacaaatatttataatgcAAAATTTTCGGAATATATTgaaggaaaataaaataataaacaaataaaaaatatatagttacTGAAAAATTAGTTATTTATCagttaaaataaatgtaataatatagttGATCGTCTTCGTATATTTATAAgtgtaatatatacataataagaatattaaaattattatatatattgcgAAAATTggcaaatatatttcagaGCCCACGTTCTCTTTTCCCCCATAAATTTTACACTTAACAAAcctttataatatatgtttaaattttaattcttAGTATTGAAATGATgtaaattttgtatatttattataatttatttgttttttttaatcattccttttatttatttttttctccttttaatatttatatatacacgcATGTATGTAGTTTGGGGATGCTGATAGCTTATATTTATCGCCTactaaacatattttatatttttttatagtttatttgtaaaactaagaataatttcattcattttgttaataatataaataaaattatatattcaagtataatacataatttatatcattaatataaaaacaacaCATTGACCACAGACCTATAGCTataagaataaataaaaaaatagggAAATTCTTTTAGTGAAGTcaaataaatcatatagaaaaaatgcatacatgtatatatttataatgtaaatatatttatagatTAATAAGTCAATTTTCAGAcgataatttatattttgccaatttttgaaaatatcaTGTTGTTACCTAATCTGAACGAAAGAAAACCGAccaaataaacaaaataataaagataacTAGTGGCAAATAATAGATTAATAAACTGATAAAACGACgaacaaagaaaaaatgataggaaaaatatttgataatGCTTTTCGAATACGTACGTATAATAGATTCGTTTGCTTTCTCATTGGCGGAGCATTCACGTATAGTTTTACAAATCCAGACATTGATACTgtttatgaattttttccaatttttaagcaaaataaatatgcatatttaacatttttagaGGTTAATAAGAATCAAGATACTGTATTCGAAGATAAACTCAAAGATCTTTGCAGGTTTTATCAAAAGCAACCTGGTTATTTAtacacaaaaataattaaaagaaaaaatgccataaatgatttaaatcgctatattattgtttctACTTGGTTAAAGAGTGAAAACTATTTATTAGCTTGTAATAGAATATATGGGCAAAtgttaattaaaaatattcaagaTTTTACTAATTATGATTCATACCTATATAAAATAGTTGTTGATGATTCAGATTATTTGCCTCCTTTATAGAAGGCCCAATGCTtaagttattattataaatgttataaCTGTCATTACGTTTGTTTATTGCCACTTTCTTAGttgttttttcatttatatagtttttaCATAACTGTATGCGTAGGATATCgcttataaatatataacacgAATAATCATTTTATTCAATTGTTTAACATATGTTTATTAgctaatttataataatacatatattaaatatatcatgATGAGCATTCTTCATAATGTGAATGTATTTTCCCTAATTTTGTGTATATAAGAAtgccttttttatttatttctgtATAATCTACGTTTaacattttcatatatattatttattttatactttttttagaaTCATATATCAAATTCATCCttgttttgtttatttatttctattcaaaatgttatacaaatataatcaCACTTGTGTGTGCATCAGacatacatatgtatagaTACCTGCATTTGTGGTTacttgaaaatatttatattatgagTAGTGATAAATGCATTGCTACTTTAAACAATTTACAaaatcttaaaaaaaattaatgtaaaatgtgtaattaatttatgctttatttattctaatttttttgtataagcAACGgtggaaatatataataatttcgATAACAATTCCAgctaattttaattattgaGGATTAAAACTGGAAAAAAGAAATCGCCattgttttaaatatatatactgaTCTATTAATTTTTGCTTATTTTGGCATTTTCTAAATACTAACATCAATTTACACGACAGTATGTACactaatttatttgatgaaatttttttatacatatatatgagaatgtttatatttataaatatatgtatacacaaatgaaatgttaaaaaaaaaatgaaaaaaaaacaaggTATATAAATGGGCAATTTATATTTGGGATTCCATTCCAATTATACAAAACTATTAagacattttattttctgataatacacattttaaaatttatttctttaaccaattattattatcaatattCTAAGAATTACTATagatattattatatcaccattaattatatttttacacaCATTGTTgcaaattaaaaagtatatagGAAATAATTAGTGAAGTGAAAGTTATACtgaatgtatatttttatattaatattctGACTAtaagataataaaaatgagaaTACGATTCATCATACTTATTTCAATTTTACTACTATGTGTAAAGCGGGTATTTTCATTCAAAGGATTACAaaaacttaaaaatataaatggaaTACAAAAAGTTTTAAATCCGTCCAATCAGGTATACCACCTATTGTTCATCACagataaatgaatatttgtgttttttctacattattttataaacttGTTAGTCTAttccttttattttcattatcgCTAATACTTATACATTAGTGTCGCTTTACTATggatattataatattccCATTTaactaaattttttattatatttttctcctctttttatttaaagatGAGTTTCCATGAATTACGATCACGAAGCAGATATGCTCAAAAGAATAACgtaaataaaattcttttattataatattttttttcttgaattattatttttgattcatatattatttatatatttgatggtttatccttttttatattttcttaaattttttaaaattttcattaatatttcattaatttgATGGATGGATAATTATGTAATATGCTCACATTCTTATAATCTTATGAATTGTGTGCAAAATTGAAATATAAGATTTCTTcaaaaagtataatatGGATGTATCACAATATAAGATGCATAATAACGAATGAAAAATACCATAATAAATtgttctattttttttatatttttatttcagttaaatataaatgtagGAGATTGGACCATAAACATAACTTATAAAGCCCCATCTAATAATCCcgagaaaataaaaagccTTTTGATATACTCAATGACATTTCCATATACTGAACTTGATGAATTCAaggaatatttatttgaggAATAGGTGAGtcttcaaataaatatgcatacatatattattaatggtgataataaatttcaAAATGTTTATGTTTTGGTGTGCCAATTGAATTTTAGCCATTATTAcagcattttttttctatttcttatatttttaagacCGTAATAAAACTATTGCAAATATGCAAACATCATGCCTATTCCCTACACATGATAACATTTTCTTATGCATTCAAGAAGCGGTTTTTATCTCATAGagcatttaattttatttaattaatcaATCTATACTTatcttatttatatgtgcTTATgcttatatacatatttttctatagtATTACCACGGTAACTCATAAAACAAACATTATAAGCGCTTTCCATGTTATTAGGCAAAAAATagcatttatattttatatattcctATGGATTATATTAATCCATCTAATTTGTATACAAAAAAGGTAACCTATATTATGAATGCAAAAGGTTGTACCATCACGGTTTTTATCCCAAAGTATAATTATAGTTTTAAATTACTTCCATATATATGcgggaaaataaaatcataCATTTATGCATCATACAATTTTAATGCGtactttattttcattataaacTATATTCATGCATAAAGGTAACATAAACAGATGGATAtggtattttattatttttaaccGTGTTTCTagatatatgtaatattatttaagtTGACAGCATTAAAAAGGGAATAATATCaaaactatatattatcatacaataaatttattccatattctatattttttatattatattattattttccccCATTTTTATCTAGTACATACAAACTAGCAATCTTCTCCtaatacaaatatgtaatttaaacaaaaagtataatacaattttttaatgtcaAACGCTAATTTATCatcattaataaaatataataataccaacgtaataatattattattaataataatacaaactAATCTATCATCTTCAGCACATGCTACATATAtgtgttattatataactttaaatgacatttaaaaaatgtataatagaaaaaaaaatgctttttttatgattatatttttatacgtTGTTATTAAATCgtgttaatattaatacCTTTCATATAGTATAAGAATCGCATACGCTAGCACTATACGCATGCGTAgaatatgcataatatttaatgtatgtataaaaaatgggaaTTTTtggaatataaaaaaatataataaaaataattataatattagtatttatgatttttatGCAGCTacatttacaaaaaaaatgaaaaatagaataaaaaataaaataaatatttttgaaagaAAATGCATTTTTAAGGATATCCAAAAAAACAGTCATCaaaattcattattatttttatcaatccatataaaaatttccatgtacatatttatgtatatatttttttgtttagcatgctataaaaataaatgaaaataacgAAATAAAGGTGTATACActgatattatatttattatattttg is from Plasmodium berghei ANKA genome assembly, chromosome: 14 and encodes:
- a CDS encoding geranylgeranyl transferase type-2 subunit beta, putative — its product is MELNIKLHEEYFLKSIKEKLESKSKRDHVSDKYESILINGVFWVLSGILIMNKGKNSLSDILEKNIIDMLYLLVMQSLQKKKIKEDIIYNYKKKNKILSDKDINEVMKIVKQKYYDDVINIKIDNEGTSISVENISHYNDKTYENINRIEFPKNEGQKINITFNTNENITNDLLINNMREIDKVEKKDLNLSQNSTHLCGLKSNKKMKKKFIVCGFSPCNKKLLYESNVISTLSAIQILFLINRTSENDISTKTLLEIYNFINLMFDEDKGFYHFSLKSFLLHFDGDMRFVFCSLSSLYFINLLLSKRNIYIYINNNTQKCINWILNCFNVDGGFSKFPGSESHAGTTFCAVNSLNLLKDNNNRSCLFTNKWIRSKLIRWLCDRYENQGINGRVSKNHDVCYSWWVLSSLVSLKCNLSKLLNVNILINFILKCQDKDNGGFSRVQQNNNYIKKSENFNYYDKEDISYKQSDLFHSFFAISALSIIYYNIQYYKNKKSDKYDIFGDIKIPKHLEDQLIQLNDVHSSFAMPVYMTI
- a CDS encoding ER membrane protein complex subunit 6, putative; the encoded protein is METNTSIDNRSKDNIKDSLNSKILESNKYDENIVKYNKNSLILSRQFYGIIGGITAGILGLQGIKGFLFFSVFTLIGTLMTFFHIKNNYKSFFSSKSCIFLSDFFSGLISFILFWTLSYDIIYIF
- a CDS encoding adrenodoxin-type ferredoxin, putative, which gives rise to MNSKFSFPIRNNIFKRFLPSKSKNNYLYLNLKKKFTTQNSDEINVTFLNHDNHETTVKAQVGDSILKVAHENNINIEGACEGFCACSTCHVIIDNQFYELLPEAQDNELDMLELAPCITETSRLGCQVKLTKELDGMKIKLPPMTRNFYVDGYVPTPH